One Archocentrus centrarchus isolate MPI-CPG fArcCen1 chromosome 14, fArcCen1, whole genome shotgun sequence DNA window includes the following coding sequences:
- the sipa1 gene encoding signal-induced proliferation-associated 1-like protein 2 isoform X1, whose protein sequence is MQSDDLFIRKFRRQNVRPPIATVNFDPKREASVVEWPPRRDGDGAEADSLTPSRVGLNLRSVGRSHIMQRSNSDVTLGDLDSSGKAGGKTARVVGEKVDAGAQGDTGLLLHREYGSLSSLERQTQAQESRADDQGPLSPNALRFKDPFLLLGLQGHPPEPDGYFRGLSTGDSPKPVKPPKPEGLSKKSKPVTPQVPQPGPYDNIGGGAWVRNFAHYDVQSILFDLTEAATNRDSIGRKKNITSGASAASQLRPLSLSTPSSPAQGVSASAGNAEDPEQSLLLDEGDGNDNELLLSCPHFRNETGGEEQVGLGRSQGRKGLWSSLRIPNDAVSVLEEPRESNVQQQGKSNYFIEHADLGAHYYRKYFYKKEHQNFFGIDDRLGPVAISFRREEKEGSSGAQNNCRIIFRTTEMKTLRGSILEESVPSATRHTTPRGLTPKRLLEFIMPELNQHCLRLASNSPKVRDTLLKLDEQGLNFQRKVGIMYCRKGQSSEEDMYNNESSGPAFEEFLDLLGERVRLKGWEKYRAQLDNKTDSTGTHSLYTRYQDYEIMFHVSTMLPYTANNTQQLLRKRHIGNDIVTIVFQEPGALPFTPKSIRSHFQHVFIIVQVHEPGTENTYYRVAVTRSKDIPLFGPLFPKGARFPRSAAFRDFLLAKAVNAENAAEKSEKFRSMATRTRQEYLKDLAENYVTTTPIDSSTKFPLLSLGGKRKDKMKGAKGAELHSNGALVWAVMVNSIDEWEAGEHKLPCLLGVSAESVVLIERCSRKVVFNCSCRDVVGWKAVIEPNEGGPFLDIFYERGESVSISVMESQAEDIREVVQRLELVTRGCEAREVTPLRDGVGQPGFLMNEEGFVTDLQRFGYAESGGLQLWARVVRLCGHSLVHLSLDERTRLLRTAHKIHITVIPPDENGKPRRSFSELYLKAIKDAECKPGENQSGEAWVLDEREEEEEAKKEDDVKAGGVDEPDTKEVQVEADRGEEQSCDKGQSESCHYSLLTLPSLPLLRATSLQDQPTNHGSASQLPRSYSLEKQLSYSDTNEERHVYDNVGLKTEHHIYENVGELRDATPDLILEVKPKVPLEDEQFMGAELGDDKASASDSSLSSSRLSCVDRAERNSRALSLHNSITKILSETTDSTEEEWQSISDLATACRNILEALSREDRKAGDPSQAGADQTDGKLKDSKDSDSPGHLEEKVSQLEAMLKKLQDDLQKEKEDKAVLQAEVQSLRQNNQRLQEESQSTVARLIKVTELLCNVNKPC, encoded by the exons ATGCAGTCAGACGACCTCTTCATTCGTAAGTTTCGCCGTCAGAATGTGCGGCCACCTATCGCCACAGTCAACTTTGACCCCAAGAGGGAAGCAAGTGTGGTGGAGTGGCCGCCCAGAAGGGACGGTGATGGAGCCGAAGCGGACAGCCTCACTCCAAGCCGTGTAGGGTTGAACCTGAGGTCTGTGGGTCGGAGCCACATCATGCAGAGAAGTAACAGCGACGTAACCCTTGGAGACTTGGACTCCTCTGGGAAGGCAGGGGGGAAAACAGCACGAGTAGTTGGGGAGAAGGTGGATGCTGGGGCTCAGGGAGACACAGGTTTGCTGTTACACAGGGAATACGGCAGCCTATCATCACTAGAGAGACAGACTCAAGCCCAGGAGTCAAGAGCAGATGACCAGGGACCCCTGAGTCCAAATGCCCTCCGCTTCAAAGACCCTTTCCTGCTTTTAGGACTGCAGGGACACCCTCCAGAGCCTGATGGATACTTTCGGGGTCTTTCCACAGGGGATTCTCCAAAACCTGTTAAGCCACCGAAGCCTGAAGGGCTTAGCAAAAAGTCCAAACCTGTGACCCCTCAGGTCCCTCAACCAGGCCCGTATGACAACATCGGGGGCGGAGCCTGGGTGAGGAACTTTGCTCATTACGATGTGCAGAGCATCCTGTTTGACCTAACCGAGGCAGCCACAAACAGAGACAGCATTGGACGGAAAAAGAATATCACCTCAGGGGCTTCAGCTGCCTCCCAGCTGCGTCCCCTCTCCCTGTCCACCCCATCCTCACCTGCACAGGGCGTGAGTGCCAGTGCAGGAAATGCAGAAGACCCTGAACAATCGCTGCTGCTAGACGAAGGTGATGGCAATGATAACGAGCTTCTCCTCAGCTGCCCCCACTTCCGCAATGAGACTGGGGGTGAAGAGCAGGTGGGCCTGGGTCGATCCCAAGGCAGAAAGGGACTCTGGTCTAGCCTTCGAATCCCCAACGATGCAGTTTCGGTCCTGGAAGAGCCCAGAGAGAGTAATGTACAGCAGCAGGGCAAGAGCAACTACTTCATAGAACATGCTGATCTGGGTGCTCATTACTATCGCAAATATTTCTACAAGAAAG AACACCAGAATTTTTTCGGAATTGATGACCGCCTCGGGCCGGTGGCCATCAGTTTCCGTCGAGAGGAGAAAGAAGGATCCAGCGGAGCTCAGAACAACTGTAGAATCATATTTCGCACCACAGAG ATGAAGACTCTGCGAGGTTCCATCTTGGAGGAGTCTGTTCCCTCTGCAACTCGACACACGACCCCTAGAGGCTTGACTCCCAAGAGGCTGCTAGAGTTCATCATGCCTGAACTGAACCAGCACTGCCTTCGCTTGGCCTCAAATTCCCCCAAGGTGCGGGACACCCTGCTCAAGCTGGATGAACAGGGG CTGAATTTTCAGCGAAAGGTTGGGATAATGTACTGCCGGAAAGGACAGAGCTCAGAGGAAGACATGTACAATAATGAGAGCTCCGGCCCGGCGTTTGAGGAGTTTCTGGATCTGCTCGGGGAGCGGGTGCGGCTGAAGGGCTGGGAAAAATACAGAGCTCAGCTGGACAACAAGA CCGACTCAACTGGGACACATTCACTCTACACGCGCTACCAGGACTATGAGATTATGTTTCATGTgtccaccatgctgccctacaCAGCCAACAACACACAGCAG TTGCTGCGGAAGCGCCACATCGGTAACGACATTGTGACGATCGTGTTCCAGGAGCCTGGCGCTCTGCCCTTTACTCCAAAGTCCATCCGCTCCCATTTCCAGCATGTCTTCATCATCGTGCAAGTTCACGAGCCCGGCACTGAGAACACCTACTACAG gGTGGCTGTGACACGCTCTAAAGACATCCCATTATTTGGGCCTCTGTTCCCTAAGGGTGCCCGATTCCCTCGCTCGGCCGCCTTCAGAGACTTCCTCCTGGCGAAGGCAGTGAACGCTGAAAATGCTGCGGAGAAGTCAGAGAAGTTCCGCTCCATGGCCACCCGCACACGTCAGGAATACCTGAAGGACCTGGCAGAAAATTACGTGACCACCACGCCCATCGACTCCTCCACTAAGTTCCCCCTGCTCTCTCTGGGTGGAAAGCGCAAAGACAAGATGAAGGGCGCTAAAGGAGCCGAGCTGCACAGTAATGGGGCACTTGTGTGGGCGGTGATGGTCAACAGCATTGATGAATGGGAGGCAGGAGAGCACAAGCTCCCCTGTTTGCTTGGGGTGTCAGCTGAGTCAGTGGTGCTTATTGAGAGGTGCTCACGCAAGGTGGTTTTCAACTGCTCCTGTCGCGATGTCGTTGGCTGGAAGGCAGTGATAGAACCTAACGAGGGGGGACCCTTCTTAGATATCTTCTATGAACGCGGGGAGTCTGTGTCGATCAGTGTGATGGAGAGCCAGGCAGAAGACATACGCGAGGTGGTGCAGAGGCTTGAG CTGGTTACGCGGGGCTGTGAGGCACGGGAGGTCACCCCCTTGCGTGATGGAGTGGGGCAGCCTGGGTTCCTGATGAACGAGGAGGGCTTTGTGACTGATCTGCAGCGGTTCGGCTATGCTGAGAGCGGAGGCCTGCAGCTGTGGGCTCGTGTGGTGCGGCTATGCGGACACTCGCTGGTTCACCTGAGCCTCGATGAGAGGACTAGGCTGCTCCGCACTGCACATAAGATCCACATCACTGTCATCCCACCGGATGAAAACGGCAAGCCTCGCAG GAGTTTCTCTGAGCTGTATCTGAAAGCCATCAAGGACGCAGAGTGCAAGCCTGGTGAGAATCAGTCAGGAGAGGCCTGGGTGCTGgatgagagggaggaagaagaggaggcgaAAAAAGAGGACGATGTGAAGGCGGGCGGGGTCGATGAGCCGGATACGAAGGAGGTGCAGGTGGAGGCCGACAGGGGCGAAGAGCAGTCCTGTGATAAAGGGCAGAGTGAGAGCTGCCACTACTCGCTCCTCACGCTGCCCAGCTTACCTTTGTTGCGAGCCACGTCTCTGCAGGACCAGCCCACCAATCACGGCAGCGCCTCGCAGCTCCCGCGCAGCTACTCTTTGGAAAAACAGCTGTCCTACAGCGACACTAATGAGGAGCG GCACGTGTACGACAACGTGGGATTGAAGACTGAACACCACATCTATGAGAACGTTGGGGAGCTGAGGGATGCCACACCTGATCTGATCCTGGAAGTCAAACCGAAGGTTCCCCTTGAGGACGAGCAG TTCATGGGGGCTGAGCTGGGCGATGACAAAGCCTCGGCGAGTGACTCCTCTCTCTCGTCTTCACGGTTGTCATGTGTGGATCGAGCTGAAAGAAATTCGAGAGCCCTAAGTCTTCATAACTCCATCACCAAGA TTCTTTCAGAGACCACAGATTCAACTGAGGAGGAGTGGCAGTCGATTTCTGACCTGGCCACAGCCTGCCGCAACATCCTGGAGGCTTTGTCACGGGAGG
- the sipa1 gene encoding signal-induced proliferation-associated protein 1 isoform X2: protein MQSDDLFIRKFRRQNVRPPIATVNFDPKREASVVEWPPRRDGDGAEADSLTPSRVGLNLRSVGRSHIMQRSNSDVTLGDLDSSGKAGGKTARVVGEKVDAGAQGDTGLLLHREYGSLSSLERQTQAQESRADDQGPLSPNALRFKDPFLLLGLQGHPPEPDGYFRGLSTGDSPKPVKPPKPEGLSKKSKPVTPQVPQPGPYDNIGGGAWVRNFAHYDVQSILFDLTEAATNRDSIGRKKNITSGASAASQLRPLSLSTPSSPAQGVSASAGNAEDPEQSLLLDEGDGNDNELLLSCPHFRNETGGEEQVGLGRSQGRKGLWSSLRIPNDAVSVLEEPRESNVQQQGKSNYFIEHADLGAHYYRKYFYKKEHQNFFGIDDRLGPVAISFRREEKEGSSGAQNNCRIIFRTTEMKTLRGSILEESVPSATRHTTPRGLTPKRLLEFIMPELNQHCLRLASNSPKVRDTLLKLDEQGLNFQRKVGIMYCRKGQSSEEDMYNNESSGPAFEEFLDLLGERVRLKGWEKYRAQLDNKTDSTGTHSLYTRYQDYEIMFHVSTMLPYTANNTQQLLRKRHIGNDIVTIVFQEPGALPFTPKSIRSHFQHVFIIVQVHEPGTENTYYRVAVTRSKDIPLFGPLFPKGARFPRSAAFRDFLLAKAVNAENAAEKSEKFRSMATRTRQEYLKDLAENYVTTTPIDSSTKFPLLSLGGKRKDKMKGAKGAELHSNGALVWAVMVNSIDEWEAGEHKLPCLLGVSAESVVLIERCSRKVVFNCSCRDVVGWKAVIEPNEGGPFLDIFYERGESVSISVMESQAEDIREVVQRLELVTRGCEAREVTPLRDGVGQPGFLMNEEGFVTDLQRFGYAESGGLQLWARVVRLCGHSLVHLSLDERTRLLRTAHKIHITVIPPDENGKPRRSFSELYLKAIKDAECKPGENQSGEAWVLDEREEEEEAKKEDDVKAGGVDEPDTKEVQVEADRGEEQSCDKGQSESCHYSLLTLPSLPLLRATSLQDQPTNHGSASQLPRSYSLEKQLSYSDTNEERHVYDNVGLKTEHHIYENVGELRDATPDLILEVKPKVPLEDEQFMGAELGDDKASASDSSLSSSRLSCVDRAERNSRALSLHNSITKILSETTDSTEEEWQSISDLATACRNILEALSREDRKAGDPSQAGADQTDGKLKDSKDRPPRGEGIAAGGHAEEAAG, encoded by the exons ATGCAGTCAGACGACCTCTTCATTCGTAAGTTTCGCCGTCAGAATGTGCGGCCACCTATCGCCACAGTCAACTTTGACCCCAAGAGGGAAGCAAGTGTGGTGGAGTGGCCGCCCAGAAGGGACGGTGATGGAGCCGAAGCGGACAGCCTCACTCCAAGCCGTGTAGGGTTGAACCTGAGGTCTGTGGGTCGGAGCCACATCATGCAGAGAAGTAACAGCGACGTAACCCTTGGAGACTTGGACTCCTCTGGGAAGGCAGGGGGGAAAACAGCACGAGTAGTTGGGGAGAAGGTGGATGCTGGGGCTCAGGGAGACACAGGTTTGCTGTTACACAGGGAATACGGCAGCCTATCATCACTAGAGAGACAGACTCAAGCCCAGGAGTCAAGAGCAGATGACCAGGGACCCCTGAGTCCAAATGCCCTCCGCTTCAAAGACCCTTTCCTGCTTTTAGGACTGCAGGGACACCCTCCAGAGCCTGATGGATACTTTCGGGGTCTTTCCACAGGGGATTCTCCAAAACCTGTTAAGCCACCGAAGCCTGAAGGGCTTAGCAAAAAGTCCAAACCTGTGACCCCTCAGGTCCCTCAACCAGGCCCGTATGACAACATCGGGGGCGGAGCCTGGGTGAGGAACTTTGCTCATTACGATGTGCAGAGCATCCTGTTTGACCTAACCGAGGCAGCCACAAACAGAGACAGCATTGGACGGAAAAAGAATATCACCTCAGGGGCTTCAGCTGCCTCCCAGCTGCGTCCCCTCTCCCTGTCCACCCCATCCTCACCTGCACAGGGCGTGAGTGCCAGTGCAGGAAATGCAGAAGACCCTGAACAATCGCTGCTGCTAGACGAAGGTGATGGCAATGATAACGAGCTTCTCCTCAGCTGCCCCCACTTCCGCAATGAGACTGGGGGTGAAGAGCAGGTGGGCCTGGGTCGATCCCAAGGCAGAAAGGGACTCTGGTCTAGCCTTCGAATCCCCAACGATGCAGTTTCGGTCCTGGAAGAGCCCAGAGAGAGTAATGTACAGCAGCAGGGCAAGAGCAACTACTTCATAGAACATGCTGATCTGGGTGCTCATTACTATCGCAAATATTTCTACAAGAAAG AACACCAGAATTTTTTCGGAATTGATGACCGCCTCGGGCCGGTGGCCATCAGTTTCCGTCGAGAGGAGAAAGAAGGATCCAGCGGAGCTCAGAACAACTGTAGAATCATATTTCGCACCACAGAG ATGAAGACTCTGCGAGGTTCCATCTTGGAGGAGTCTGTTCCCTCTGCAACTCGACACACGACCCCTAGAGGCTTGACTCCCAAGAGGCTGCTAGAGTTCATCATGCCTGAACTGAACCAGCACTGCCTTCGCTTGGCCTCAAATTCCCCCAAGGTGCGGGACACCCTGCTCAAGCTGGATGAACAGGGG CTGAATTTTCAGCGAAAGGTTGGGATAATGTACTGCCGGAAAGGACAGAGCTCAGAGGAAGACATGTACAATAATGAGAGCTCCGGCCCGGCGTTTGAGGAGTTTCTGGATCTGCTCGGGGAGCGGGTGCGGCTGAAGGGCTGGGAAAAATACAGAGCTCAGCTGGACAACAAGA CCGACTCAACTGGGACACATTCACTCTACACGCGCTACCAGGACTATGAGATTATGTTTCATGTgtccaccatgctgccctacaCAGCCAACAACACACAGCAG TTGCTGCGGAAGCGCCACATCGGTAACGACATTGTGACGATCGTGTTCCAGGAGCCTGGCGCTCTGCCCTTTACTCCAAAGTCCATCCGCTCCCATTTCCAGCATGTCTTCATCATCGTGCAAGTTCACGAGCCCGGCACTGAGAACACCTACTACAG gGTGGCTGTGACACGCTCTAAAGACATCCCATTATTTGGGCCTCTGTTCCCTAAGGGTGCCCGATTCCCTCGCTCGGCCGCCTTCAGAGACTTCCTCCTGGCGAAGGCAGTGAACGCTGAAAATGCTGCGGAGAAGTCAGAGAAGTTCCGCTCCATGGCCACCCGCACACGTCAGGAATACCTGAAGGACCTGGCAGAAAATTACGTGACCACCACGCCCATCGACTCCTCCACTAAGTTCCCCCTGCTCTCTCTGGGTGGAAAGCGCAAAGACAAGATGAAGGGCGCTAAAGGAGCCGAGCTGCACAGTAATGGGGCACTTGTGTGGGCGGTGATGGTCAACAGCATTGATGAATGGGAGGCAGGAGAGCACAAGCTCCCCTGTTTGCTTGGGGTGTCAGCTGAGTCAGTGGTGCTTATTGAGAGGTGCTCACGCAAGGTGGTTTTCAACTGCTCCTGTCGCGATGTCGTTGGCTGGAAGGCAGTGATAGAACCTAACGAGGGGGGACCCTTCTTAGATATCTTCTATGAACGCGGGGAGTCTGTGTCGATCAGTGTGATGGAGAGCCAGGCAGAAGACATACGCGAGGTGGTGCAGAGGCTTGAG CTGGTTACGCGGGGCTGTGAGGCACGGGAGGTCACCCCCTTGCGTGATGGAGTGGGGCAGCCTGGGTTCCTGATGAACGAGGAGGGCTTTGTGACTGATCTGCAGCGGTTCGGCTATGCTGAGAGCGGAGGCCTGCAGCTGTGGGCTCGTGTGGTGCGGCTATGCGGACACTCGCTGGTTCACCTGAGCCTCGATGAGAGGACTAGGCTGCTCCGCACTGCACATAAGATCCACATCACTGTCATCCCACCGGATGAAAACGGCAAGCCTCGCAG GAGTTTCTCTGAGCTGTATCTGAAAGCCATCAAGGACGCAGAGTGCAAGCCTGGTGAGAATCAGTCAGGAGAGGCCTGGGTGCTGgatgagagggaggaagaagaggaggcgaAAAAAGAGGACGATGTGAAGGCGGGCGGGGTCGATGAGCCGGATACGAAGGAGGTGCAGGTGGAGGCCGACAGGGGCGAAGAGCAGTCCTGTGATAAAGGGCAGAGTGAGAGCTGCCACTACTCGCTCCTCACGCTGCCCAGCTTACCTTTGTTGCGAGCCACGTCTCTGCAGGACCAGCCCACCAATCACGGCAGCGCCTCGCAGCTCCCGCGCAGCTACTCTTTGGAAAAACAGCTGTCCTACAGCGACACTAATGAGGAGCG GCACGTGTACGACAACGTGGGATTGAAGACTGAACACCACATCTATGAGAACGTTGGGGAGCTGAGGGATGCCACACCTGATCTGATCCTGGAAGTCAAACCGAAGGTTCCCCTTGAGGACGAGCAG TTCATGGGGGCTGAGCTGGGCGATGACAAAGCCTCGGCGAGTGACTCCTCTCTCTCGTCTTCACGGTTGTCATGTGTGGATCGAGCTGAAAGAAATTCGAGAGCCCTAAGTCTTCATAACTCCATCACCAAGA TTCTTTCAGAGACCACAGATTCAACTGAGGAGGAGTGGCAGTCGATTTCTGACCTGGCCACAGCCTGCCGCAACATCCTGGAGGCTTTGTCACGGGAGG